A region of Salinibacter sp. 10B DNA encodes the following proteins:
- a CDS encoding DoxX family protein translates to MRLSRWASVDLVLLLLRVGIGASFVFAYGWAKISGGLETWTDLGSNMAIFGVTVWPAAWGFMAALTEFAGGILLMLGLFLRPVLVFLLLTMAVATASHLAAGEGPWHATEMATVFVALLLLGPGRYSLDAWWATADSSTPSATPSTADR, encoded by the coding sequence ATGCGTTTGTCCCGCTGGGCTTCGGTTGATCTCGTACTTCTTCTGCTTCGCGTTGGAATTGGAGCCTCGTTCGTTTTTGCGTACGGCTGGGCGAAGATTTCAGGAGGGCTGGAGACATGGACCGATCTTGGGAGCAACATGGCGATTTTTGGGGTCACGGTATGGCCCGCAGCCTGGGGGTTTATGGCTGCCCTCACCGAATTTGCCGGTGGCATTTTGTTAATGCTCGGCCTGTTCCTTCGTCCCGTCCTGGTGTTTCTGCTCCTCACGATGGCGGTGGCTACGGCCAGTCATCTCGCGGCCGGAGAAGGGCCCTGGCACGCCACCGAGATGGCAACCGTGTTTGTTGCACTCTTGCTATTGGGACCCGGCCGATATAGCCTTGACGCTTGGTGGGCGACTGCCGATTCTTCTACACCGAGTGCCACTCCCTCGACCGCAGACCGGTGA
- a CDS encoding FG-GAP-like repeat-containing protein has product MDRDDIFQDDPSNRSPLALDQGTLLDDQFRVGRVLGVGGFGITYLAFDEVLEMVVAVKEYLPNDIAVRETDGDTIQPLSSAGGDQDFEYGLERFLQEARTLAKFERHPNIVRVRSFFEGNGTAYLVMNFYEGRTLGEYLEARNGFIPEEEALLIMEQVVDGLAAVHEEDILHRDIDPNNVYLADDGTVVLLDFGAARTAVGERTHSMSVVLKRGYAPHEQYHSHGDQGPWTDVYACAATLYRALTGYKPPEAAARILDDELVAPRELVPSLSEAANEAVTAGLEVRPDTRPQSMEAFAELLPEAPADAEPGWIGEATTLDRAPDLEGTAELQVTATHACRLYVDGQQTATLPPAKTFTIGVEGGSHRLRAVRTDRTNSGQATVTATDTRAEEEGTRFSLDALVWQEVVSVTTGAPTSVDIDFEAEAAGPSEATEPDRGDPMHGETVQPESAGSPEAAEPVHPGPTEEAQPSGQPTETADSPEAQAEPAGRTAGGRAPRASGRDEGESGEDESGLEGATESGSVRVEVDRPARVSVDGERTVALDAGQTKQFDLAPGTHRVRAEAAEGARSWDQEVKVKPGRSTTVRAALDRAEAQDRAPIANEASLRNVAIGLGGLVVLLVVGWWGVSNEPPRPRADQLMTTADASVVNVRENDRDPDGSALRVRSVGALPDSVGRVTVIDSARLRFRPAAAFAGTARVRYVLADAAGDTAHAHVTFRVPFNGARQTVTAEVDQPQVVRADSLGDDGDLDVVIASLGDRAVSWSQNALSSQKGFQAPEALDSAVDGAVDVYTADLNGNGRVDVLSASLRNDVVAWYENRGGGEFGNPRPLSPAADGAVTVRAADLDQDGDTDVISGALLDQTVRWYENTGDGTFAEGRPITEGVRGLETLHIADLDRDQIPDVLVVSYQDSTIARYEPVPQSDSLRFVERAPIGTHLREPIEVHTADITGNGWTDVIVGKAGGEPIVLFENRTDSIGAEPAFGSGRVLVSDLRTVESIDSGDLNGDGHRDIFAASFDSDKIVWFENEGNGAFGTPQPIATQLPDVLSLEVADVERDGDLDVLTASQSENAVLWFENRLQ; this is encoded by the coding sequence ATGGATCGGGACGACATTTTTCAGGACGATCCTTCCAATCGCAGTCCCCTTGCACTCGATCAGGGGACGCTTCTGGACGACCAATTTCGAGTAGGGCGCGTCTTGGGAGTAGGCGGCTTCGGCATCACGTATCTCGCCTTTGACGAGGTCCTGGAGATGGTGGTGGCGGTCAAGGAGTATTTGCCGAATGACATTGCCGTTCGTGAAACCGACGGCGATACGATCCAGCCGTTGTCGTCGGCCGGAGGAGATCAGGACTTCGAGTATGGGCTTGAGCGGTTTCTACAGGAGGCTCGTACCCTCGCCAAGTTTGAGCGACACCCCAATATCGTTCGGGTGCGAAGCTTCTTCGAGGGAAATGGGACGGCCTACCTCGTAATGAATTTTTACGAGGGGCGAACGTTGGGCGAGTATCTGGAGGCCCGAAACGGATTTATCCCAGAGGAGGAGGCCCTTCTCATCATGGAGCAGGTGGTCGACGGATTGGCGGCGGTGCACGAGGAGGACATTCTGCACCGCGACATTGACCCGAACAACGTGTATCTCGCCGACGACGGAACGGTCGTGCTGCTGGACTTTGGGGCGGCACGTACGGCGGTCGGAGAGCGCACGCATAGCATGTCGGTCGTGTTGAAGCGAGGCTACGCTCCCCACGAGCAGTATCATAGTCACGGTGACCAGGGGCCGTGGACCGACGTCTATGCCTGTGCGGCCACGCTGTACCGGGCCCTCACCGGCTACAAGCCGCCGGAGGCCGCCGCTCGCATCCTTGATGACGAGCTTGTGGCTCCACGCGAGCTCGTTCCTTCTCTCTCGGAGGCCGCAAACGAGGCGGTCACGGCAGGGCTTGAGGTGCGTCCGGACACTCGTCCCCAGTCCATGGAGGCGTTTGCTGAACTGTTGCCCGAGGCTCCCGCCGATGCAGAGCCCGGGTGGATTGGCGAGGCGACGACCCTCGACCGAGCACCCGATCTGGAGGGGACGGCTGAGCTGCAGGTGACCGCTACGCACGCGTGCCGACTCTACGTAGATGGGCAACAGACCGCTACGCTTCCGCCGGCGAAGACGTTCACGATTGGCGTAGAAGGAGGCAGCCATCGCCTACGGGCGGTGCGGACCGATCGGACCAACAGTGGGCAGGCGACGGTCACGGCCACGGACACACGTGCAGAGGAGGAGGGGACCCGGTTTTCGCTTGACGCTCTGGTGTGGCAAGAGGTCGTGTCGGTGACGACAGGGGCCCCCACGTCCGTAGACATCGACTTTGAAGCCGAAGCAGCGGGCCCGTCGGAGGCAACGGAGCCCGACAGGGGGGATCCGATGCACGGCGAGACGGTGCAGCCGGAAAGCGCCGGTTCCCCTGAGGCAGCGGAGCCCGTGCACCCGGGGCCAACAGAGGAAGCCCAACCGTCCGGCCAGCCTACGGAAACGGCAGATTCTCCCGAGGCGCAGGCGGAACCGGCTGGGAGGACGGCTGGCGGCAGAGCGCCGAGAGCGTCGGGGAGGGACGAGGGCGAATCTGGGGAGGACGAATCCGGCCTCGAAGGGGCAACAGAGTCGGGGTCCGTTCGGGTGGAGGTGGACCGTCCTGCTCGCGTGTCGGTGGATGGGGAACGGACGGTTGCGCTCGACGCCGGCCAGACTAAGCAGTTCGATCTTGCACCGGGTACGCACCGGGTGCGGGCAGAGGCGGCTGAGGGGGCGCGAAGCTGGGATCAGGAGGTGAAGGTAAAGCCGGGCAGGTCGACGACTGTTCGGGCTGCCCTCGACCGGGCGGAAGCGCAGGATCGTGCTCCCATCGCGAACGAGGCCTCGCTCCGGAACGTGGCCATTGGGCTGGGGGGACTGGTCGTGCTTTTGGTGGTCGGGTGGTGGGGGGTTAGCAATGAGCCTCCCCGCCCGCGTGCCGATCAACTCATGACGACGGCAGACGCATCCGTGGTCAACGTTCGGGAGAATGATCGGGACCCGGACGGCTCGGCGCTCCGCGTTCGGTCGGTCGGGGCGCTCCCTGATTCCGTCGGACGAGTAACGGTGATCGATTCGGCCCGTCTTCGCTTTCGACCGGCGGCTGCGTTTGCTGGAACTGCTCGGGTGCGGTACGTCCTCGCCGATGCGGCGGGCGATACGGCGCACGCCCACGTCACTTTCCGGGTCCCCTTCAACGGAGCTCGGCAAACCGTGACGGCAGAGGTAGATCAGCCCCAGGTGGTACGGGCCGACTCTCTAGGCGACGACGGCGATCTCGACGTCGTGATTGCCTCTCTGGGAGACCGGGCCGTGTCCTGGAGTCAAAATGCCCTGTCGTCCCAGAAGGGCTTTCAGGCGCCGGAAGCCCTGGACTCGGCCGTCGACGGGGCCGTAGACGTGTACACGGCGGACCTCAATGGCAACGGGCGGGTGGACGTGTTGTCCGCCTCCCTTCGCAACGACGTGGTTGCCTGGTACGAAAACCGCGGGGGAGGCGAATTCGGCAACCCGCGTCCCCTTTCGCCCGCAGCCGACGGAGCGGTCACGGTGCGGGCGGCCGATCTCGACCAGGACGGGGACACCGACGTGATAAGTGGGGCTTTGTTAGACCAAACGGTCCGGTGGTACGAGAATACCGGGGACGGGACCTTTGCGGAGGGACGTCCCATCACGGAGGGGGTGCGCGGCCTCGAAACCCTGCACATCGCGGATCTCGATCGCGATCAGATTCCCGATGTGCTCGTCGTTTCGTATCAGGATAGTACGATTGCCCGCTACGAGCCAGTCCCCCAGTCCGATTCGCTCCGTTTTGTGGAGCGGGCTCCGATTGGGACCCACCTGCGCGAACCAATTGAAGTACACACGGCAGACATTACCGGAAATGGATGGACGGATGTGATTGTCGGCAAGGCGGGGGGAGAACCCATCGTTCTCTTCGAAAACCGTACCGATTCGATCGGGGCCGAGCCCGCCTTCGGGTCCGGACGGGTGTTAGTGAGTGACCTGCGAACCGTAGAGAGCATCGATTCCGGCGATCTCAACGGGGATGGCCACCGGGACATCTTCGCAGCCTCGTTCGACAGCGACAAGATCGTCTGGTTTGAAAATGAAGGCAACGGCGCCTTCGGTACGCCGCAGCCCATTGCAACCCAGCTCCCGGACGTTCTCTCCTTGGAAGTCGCGGACGTGGAGCGGGACGGCGATTTGGACGTACTTACAGCGTCTCAGTCGGAAAACGCTGTGTTGTGGTTTGAGAATCGTCTTCAGTGA
- a CDS encoding DJ-1/PfpI family protein — translation MSKNILMLVGDYVEDYEVMVPFQALQMVGHEVHAVCPDKAAGDTVRTAIHDFEGDQTYSEKRGHNFALNATFDEVDETAYDALCLPGGRAPEYIRLNDRVLEIVQHFANENKPIAAICHAAQILAAADVLEGKRCSAYPACAPEVEAAGGTFVEVDMSEAITDGNLVTGPAWPAHSAWLEQFLDVLGTRIEHEDPVPA, via the coding sequence ATGTCCAAGAACATTCTGATGCTTGTTGGGGACTACGTAGAGGATTACGAGGTAATGGTCCCGTTCCAGGCTCTCCAAATGGTCGGGCACGAGGTCCATGCCGTGTGTCCGGACAAAGCGGCGGGCGATACGGTGCGTACGGCCATTCATGACTTTGAAGGCGACCAGACCTACAGCGAAAAGCGGGGGCATAACTTTGCCCTGAACGCCACGTTTGATGAGGTCGACGAAACGGCCTACGATGCCCTATGTCTCCCGGGAGGACGAGCACCGGAGTACATTCGGCTCAACGACCGGGTGCTAGAGATTGTGCAGCACTTTGCGAACGAAAACAAGCCGATTGCAGCCATCTGTCACGCTGCACAGATTTTGGCCGCGGCCGACGTGTTAGAAGGGAAGCGCTGTTCGGCGTATCCGGCCTGTGCTCCTGAGGTGGAAGCAGCTGGCGGCACGTTCGTAGAGGTGGACATGTCCGAGGCCATAACGGATGGGAATCTCGTGACGGGCCCCGCATGGCCCGCGCATTCGGCCTGGTTGGAGCAATTCCTCGACGTACTTGGCACCCGCATTGAGCACGAGGATCCGGTGCCTGCATAG